In Mytilus trossulus isolate FHL-02 chromosome 14, PNRI_Mtr1.1.1.hap1, whole genome shotgun sequence, a genomic segment contains:
- the LOC134696415 gene encoding uncharacterized protein LOC134696415, translated as MFNKHADWFIYKMTDPDDSHIYETVSHNKMTKKEKKEKKKQDESLIRKLRQQRDELEVQLSLKQDILEKTDKKNSKLFDENKQLKYDIKILELDKDEVTRIKELGGQQNTDKKHISLNDRSELIGQKWESLYQHEWTAAYEELCSKDKEGKCHKGPERHLMEIIEWCYNKCSELARYQTEKIQPLLLDITHHLYFQQSSNNNIKDTNECVSSTFENLIRHIRRFQYDTDIVENIKQKCTDEYKLLHKEVLKTELKFVTNCCELCWLMRLSDPPLVIEYKNLEGTSFDASKFTKYNFVGNKVELVVWPALLVHEKGIYVRKGIARTYSEVEDSIYDFLPKIPAALLNGETKIFKNSEHTEGSLTNVDKIHSTKPLPTPKINDYMTMKNTEWLSPSDPFSREEAPTPSWVHSNERRNPFDTHDMPNDRRPDEPKQDLFSNLSRSAEYNGSVDDHLNLRTKSPNKKHKLKPPKDGHFVSYLNISSTL; from the exons ATGTTCAATAAACATGCAG ATTGGTTCATCTATAAAATGACTGATCCTGACGATTCACATATTTACGAAACTGTGTCGCATAATAAAATGacgaagaaagaaaagaaagaaaagaagaaacaaGACGAATCTCTGATCCGAAAGCTAAGACAACAACGTGATGAATTGGAAGTTCAGCTTAGTTTAAAGCAAGACATTCTTGAAAAAACTGACAAGAAGAATTCCAAATTGTTCGACGAAAACAAGCAATTGAAATATGATATTAAGATATTAGAACTGGATAAAGATGAAGTCACAag AATAAAAGAACTTGGTGGTCAGCAAAACACAGACAAAAAACACATATCATTAAACGACAGGAGTGAATTGATTGGTCAGAAATGGGAATCTCTTTATCAACATGAATGGACTGCGGCTTATGAAGAACTTTGTAGTAAAGACAAGGAAGGAAAATGTCATAAAGGACCAGAAAGACATCTGATGGAAATAATCGAG TGGTGTTACAATAAATGTTCAGAACTTGCCAGATATCAGACGGAGAAAATACAGCCATTGTTGTTGGATATCACTCATCATCTGTATTTTCAACAATCTTCAAATAACAAC ATTAAAGATACTAATGAGTGCGTGTCCAGTACCTTTGAAAACTTGATTCGTCATATACGACGGTTTCAGTATGACACAGACATAgttgaaaatattaaacag AAATGCACAGACGAATACAAATTGCTACACAAagaagttttgaaaacagaattGAAGTTTGTTACAAATTGCTGTGAGCTCTGCTGGCTGATGAGATTATCCGATCCTCCATTggttatagaatataaaaatttgGAAGGAACTTCATTTGATGCATCTAAGTTTACTAAATATAACTTTGTTGGCAATAAAGTTGAACTAGTAGTGTGGCCTGCTTTACTCGTTCACGAAAAAGGCATTTATGTGAGAAAAGGCATCGCAAGAACTTATTCTGAAGTGGAAGATAGTATTTATGACTTTCTCCCTAAAATTCCAGCTGCATTGCTCAACGgagaaactaaaattttcaaaaattccgAACACACAGAAGGTTCGCTGACTAACGTGGACAAAATACATTCAACGAAACCATTACCAACACCAAAAATAAATGACTACATGacaatgaaaaatacagaatggCTTAGCCCAAGTGATCCCTTTTCTAGAGAGGAAGCACCAACACCTAGCTGGGTACATTCAAATGAAAGAAGAAACCCATTCGATACACATGATATGCCAAATGATCGCCGCCCTGACGAACCGAAACAAGACTTATTTTCCAATCTCTCTAGAAGTGCAGAATATAACGGGTCAGTTGATGACCATTTAAATCTTCGAACAAAGtctccaaataaaaaacataagcTGAAACCTCCAAAGGATGGACATTTTGTTTCTTATCTGAATATCAGTAGTACATTGTGA
- the LOC134696715 gene encoding uncharacterized protein LOC134696715 isoform X1, producing the protein MANKHRGQTHNKTPKRFLSATDISTLTTQLELKNDMLDKIDKKNKQYLENERLKRENEMLEKDKEAALSRLSKIAGEKLSKGNPSIADLGDPNKPTKLGERWSSLYTDEWTDAFEEISTKCKTNKTAVPEKILLRIVDWCYTTCSNLSENQAKGIKQLLRDVSHHLNLQDERKNDINQNIHAKCDMTVSEDDDSIKLFIETFRSQRHNNERLKETVVKKCIEGYLKSNKEATDNELIFVKKCSELCWCICIADPPMVIEYKNFENHKIDSTKFNKYNRSGTIVEFVVWPTLLLYKDGPVLAKGTVQTIG; encoded by the exons ATGGCGAATAAACATAGAGGCCAAACACATAACAAAACTCCAAAACGATTCCTTAGTGCTACTGATATTAGTACGTTAACCACGCAGTTAGAACTTAAAAATGACATGCTGGATAAAAtagacaagaaaaataaacagtatTTAGAAAATGAGCGACTGAAAAGAGAAAATGAAATGTTAGAAAAAGACAAGGAAGCTGCTCTCTCAAG GTTAAGTAAAATAGCAGgagaaaaattatcaaaaggGAACCCATCCATAGCAGATCTTGGGGACCCAAACAAGCCTACGAAACTTGGAGAAAGATGGAGTTCGCTTTATACCGATGAATGGACAGACGCTTTTGAAGAAATAAGTACAAAATGCAAGACAAACAAGACTGCTGTTCCAGAAAAGATCTTACTGAGGATAGTTGAT TGGTGTTACACAACATGCAGCAATTTATCTGAGAACCAAGCCAAAGGAATTAAGCAGTTGCTTCGGGATGTTTCTCATCATTTGAATTTACAAGACGAAAGAAAAAATGACATC AATCAAAATATCCATGCCAAATGCGACATGACAGTCTCCGAAGATGACGACTCAATTAAACTTTTCATTGAAACCTTTAGAAGTCAACGTCACAATAATGAACGGTTGAAGGAGACAGTAGTTAAA AAATGCATTGAAGGCTATCTAAAATCGAACAAGGAGGCTACAGACAATGAactaatttttgttaaaaaatgttcCGAACTTTGCTGGTGCATATGTATTGCTGATCCACCGATGGTAATCGaatacaaaaactttgaaaatcaTAAGATCGACTCTacgaaatttaataaatataacagaTCTGGAACAATTGTGGAATTTGTAGTATGGCCTACTTTGCTGTTATATAAAGATGGACCTGTTTTGGCAAAAGGGACTGTGCAAACGATTGGTTAA
- the LOC134696715 gene encoding uncharacterized protein LOC134696715 isoform X2 has translation MANKHRGQTHNKTPKRFLSATDISTLTTQLELKNDMLDKIDKKNKQYLENERLKRENEMLEKDKEAALSRLSKIAGEKLSKGNPSIADLGDPNKPTKLGERWSSLYTDEWTDAFEEISTKCKTNKTAVPEKILLRIVDWCYTTCSNLSENQAKGIKQLLRDVSHHLNLQDERKNDINQNIHAKYYMTVSEEDDSIKPFIETF, from the exons ATGGCGAATAAACATAGAGGCCAAACACATAACAAAACTCCAAAACGATTCCTTAGTGCTACTGATATTAGTACGTTAACCACGCAGTTAGAACTTAAAAATGACATGCTGGATAAAAtagacaagaaaaataaacagtatTTAGAAAATGAGCGACTGAAAAGAGAAAATGAAATGTTAGAAAAAGACAAGGAAGCTGCTCTCTCAAG GTTAAGTAAAATAGCAGgagaaaaattatcaaaaggGAACCCATCCATAGCAGATCTTGGGGACCCAAACAAGCCTACGAAACTTGGAGAAAGATGGAGTTCGCTTTATACCGATGAATGGACAGACGCTTTTGAAGAAATAAGTACAAAATGCAAGACAAACAAGACTGCTGTTCCAGAAAAGATCTTACTGAGGATAGTTGAT TGGTGTTACACAACATGCAGCAATTTATCTGAGAACCAAGCCAAAGGAATTAAGCAGTTGCTTCGGGATGTTTCTCATCATTTGAATTTACAAGACGAAAGAAAAAATGACATC aatcaaaATATCCATGCCAAATACTACATGACAGTCTCCGAAGAAGACGACTCAATTAAACCTTTCATTGAAACCTTTTGA